In a genomic window of Halostella litorea:
- a CDS encoding carotenoid biosynthesis protein, with the protein MPSNRAFAGTTTAVGLVALAHAAFTWPPAATAAFFGGGALVAFVAEAAVINAGWLDHHVGPKVVGVPLYVLFGWTGAVYAAFRAALLAVDGWPAVAVAAALAATYDLLVDHRGVEEGHWTYTDDLPGPRRRGVPWWNYAGWVVVSAATASFAVPFL; encoded by the coding sequence ATGCCCAGCAACCGAGCCTTCGCCGGCACGACGACCGCGGTCGGCCTCGTCGCGCTCGCACACGCCGCGTTCACGTGGCCGCCCGCCGCGACGGCCGCGTTCTTCGGCGGCGGGGCGCTCGTCGCGTTCGTCGCCGAGGCAGCGGTGATAAACGCCGGGTGGCTCGACCACCACGTCGGCCCGAAGGTCGTCGGCGTCCCGCTCTACGTCCTGTTCGGGTGGACGGGCGCGGTGTACGCCGCGTTCCGGGCCGCGCTGCTCGCGGTCGACGGCTGGCCCGCGGTCGCAGTCGCCGCGGCGCTGGCGGCGACGTACGACCTGCTCGTCGACCACCGCGGCGTCGAGGAGGGCCACTGGACCTATACCGACGACCTGCCCGGGCCGCGCCGCCGGGGCGTCCCGTGGTGGAACTACGCCGGGTGGGTGGTCGTCAGCGCCGCGACGGCGTCGTTCGCCGTGCCGTTTCTCTAG
- a CDS encoding efflux RND transporter permease subunit codes for MLRTFIDDCIDAVTTHSWLVVFLMLLLTAGMAVGATDLNTGSNASGNDMLPSTTPDEKAEYVQQQYGAADGSDGTVRAAVYVRAADGNALSKAALLDALRYQRTVTRNESVAAATPDGRSVAGVPNAVARRLANDSDADLDAQIAALEAASPEEVNATVRGTLTRDSELLRLLPNGYEPGTATAESHRMLFPLAATEGGEPPSDATRALFAAADDREDPEYFTLGEHAMARNSERLNQNTVAFVLPIALTLIVGVLAFTYRDPVDVVVGLTGVVVSVVWMFGILGWLGVSAGVTMIVGPVLIAGLSIDYGFHVFTRYREQCGPDEGVRPPMRRAVRSVAFALGLVTLTTGIGFLSNLVNPVPDIRALGVGITLGVLSALVVFLTLVPALKVGVDDLLERAGLDRRKRPLGESALLRPLLRSSVALAKRAAPVVVAVALVAGSAGAVAWTALDEQPFDRQTEPAAEWKTELPGPMAWEDGEYGMNDLYVQERYRAVADEETDRVQLLVEGDVTDDAALASVRRGAEATAADARTPGARVVSPLSVMRSVTDRNDAFAKTFAAADTDGDGVPDRNLEAVYDHLYAVAPDAASRVIERTDGEYRSLRVVGPADGGGTLDERATAQRDAAAAVEAGDADLTATAVSRSTIRRAGIAAITDGVLRVMALALAAVLLTLVAVSWRVHGSASLGVVAGVPVTLVAGLVIGGMYVLDVPLTLLTALLMSLVVGLGIDYNIHVADRFAAELRRGRDAFAALETAVVGTGGALLGSALTTAVAFVSLLLHPSPQLRNFGTLVVLALLAALVVSVVVLPSMLALWARAGRAEAVREPSEAPAAPATDD; via the coding sequence ATGCTCCGAACTTTCATCGACGACTGCATCGACGCCGTCACGACCCACAGCTGGCTCGTCGTGTTCCTGATGCTCCTGTTGACCGCCGGGATGGCCGTCGGCGCGACGGACCTGAACACGGGCAGCAACGCGAGCGGGAACGACATGCTCCCGTCGACGACGCCCGACGAGAAGGCGGAGTACGTCCAGCAGCAGTACGGCGCGGCCGACGGGAGCGACGGGACGGTCCGCGCCGCCGTGTACGTGCGCGCCGCGGACGGGAACGCGCTCTCGAAGGCCGCGCTGCTGGACGCCCTGCGCTACCAGCGGACCGTGACCCGCAACGAGTCGGTCGCGGCCGCGACGCCCGACGGCCGGTCCGTCGCCGGCGTCCCCAACGCCGTCGCCCGCCGGCTGGCGAACGACTCGGACGCGGACCTCGACGCACAGATCGCCGCCCTCGAAGCGGCGAGCCCGGAGGAGGTAAACGCCACCGTCCGCGGGACGCTCACTCGGGATTCCGAACTGCTCCGACTCCTCCCGAACGGCTACGAGCCGGGCACCGCGACGGCCGAGAGCCACCGGATGCTGTTCCCCCTCGCGGCGACCGAGGGCGGCGAGCCGCCGAGCGACGCGACCCGGGCGCTGTTCGCGGCCGCCGACGACCGGGAGGACCCCGAGTACTTCACGCTGGGCGAGCACGCGATGGCCCGGAACAGCGAGCGGCTGAACCAGAACACCGTCGCGTTCGTCCTCCCCATCGCCCTGACGCTCATCGTCGGCGTGCTCGCGTTCACCTACCGCGACCCGGTCGACGTGGTCGTCGGGCTGACCGGCGTCGTCGTCTCGGTCGTCTGGATGTTCGGGATCCTCGGCTGGCTCGGCGTCTCGGCCGGGGTCACGATGATCGTCGGGCCGGTCCTGATCGCGGGGCTGAGCATCGACTACGGCTTCCACGTGTTCACGCGCTACCGCGAGCAGTGCGGCCCCGACGAGGGCGTCCGGCCGCCGATGCGCCGCGCCGTCCGCTCGGTCGCGTTCGCGCTCGGCCTCGTCACGCTGACGACGGGCATCGGTTTCCTGTCGAACCTCGTCAACCCCGTCCCCGACATCCGCGCGCTCGGGGTCGGGATCACGCTCGGCGTCCTCTCGGCGCTCGTCGTGTTCCTGACGCTCGTCCCGGCGCTGAAGGTCGGGGTCGACGACCTGCTCGAACGGGCCGGGCTGGACCGCCGGAAGCGCCCGCTCGGGGAGAGCGCCCTCCTCCGGCCCCTGCTGCGGTCCAGCGTCGCCCTGGCGAAGCGGGCCGCGCCGGTCGTGGTCGCCGTCGCGCTCGTCGCCGGAAGCGCCGGCGCGGTCGCCTGGACGGCGCTGGACGAGCAGCCGTTCGACCGGCAGACCGAGCCCGCGGCGGAGTGGAAGACCGAACTCCCCGGACCGATGGCCTGGGAGGACGGCGAGTACGGCATGAACGACCTCTACGTGCAGGAGCGGTACCGCGCGGTCGCGGACGAGGAGACCGACCGCGTCCAGTTGCTCGTGGAGGGCGACGTGACCGACGACGCCGCGCTGGCGAGCGTCCGGCGCGGGGCCGAAGCGACCGCCGCCGACGCCCGGACGCCGGGCGCCCGCGTCGTCTCGCCGCTCTCGGTGATGCGCTCGGTCACGGACCGCAACGACGCGTTCGCGAAGACGTTCGCGGCGGCGGACACCGACGGCGACGGCGTGCCCGACCGGAACCTCGAAGCGGTGTACGACCACCTCTACGCGGTCGCGCCCGACGCGGCGAGTCGGGTGATCGAGCGGACGGACGGGGAGTACCGCTCGCTGCGCGTCGTCGGCCCCGCGGACGGCGGCGGGACGCTGGACGAGCGGGCGACCGCACAGCGCGACGCCGCGGCCGCCGTCGAGGCCGGCGACGCCGACCTGACCGCGACGGCGGTGAGCCGGTCGACGATCCGCCGGGCGGGCATCGCGGCGATCACCGACGGCGTCCTCCGGGTGATGGCGCTGGCGCTGGCGGCCGTCCTGCTCACGCTCGTCGCCGTCTCGTGGCGCGTCCACGGCAGCGCGTCGCTCGGCGTCGTCGCGGGCGTGCCGGTCACGCTGGTCGCCGGGCTGGTCATCGGCGGCATGTACGTCCTCGACGTCCCCCTGACGCTGCTGACGGCCCTCCTGATGAGCCTGGTGGTCGGCCTCGGCATCGACTACAACATCCACGTCGCCGACCGGTTCGCGGCGGAACTCCGCCGCGGCCGGGACGCGTTCGCCGCGCTGGAGACGGCCGTCGTCGGAACCGGCGGCGCGCTCCTGGGCAGCGCGCTGACCACGGCCGTCGCGTTCGTCTCGCTGCTGCTCCACCCCTCGCCCCAGTTACGGAACTTCGGAACGCTGGTCGTGCTCGCGCTGCTGGCCGCCCTCGTCGTGAGCGTGGTCGTCCTCCCGAGCATGCTCGCGCTCTGGGCGCGCGCCGGCAGGGCCGAGGCGGTCCGCGAGCCGTCGGAGGCCCCGGCGGCGCCGGCGACCGACGACTGA
- a CDS encoding class I SAM-dependent methyltransferase, translating into MNSTERPDRTAERSAAADPVRDRPMTTDEIRAAYADQADRLYRFDFADRLLAGRYRRRQFGDAEGRVLDVACGTGTNFPYLPASVDLVGVDVSPEMLAKAGDRLDGLALDGTLRRMDAQDLEFPDDSFDTVISALSTCTFPDPVAALREMERVCDPDGRILLVEHGRSDVGPVARFQEWREDAHYASAGCRWTQEPLAVAAEAGLSVREAETSFLGMITTIEARPE; encoded by the coding sequence ATGAACTCGACCGAACGACCCGACCGCACGGCTGAGCGCTCCGCCGCGGCCGACCCGGTGCGGGACCGCCCGATGACGACCGACGAGATACGGGCCGCCTACGCCGACCAGGCCGACCGGCTGTACCGCTTCGACTTCGCCGACCGCCTCCTCGCGGGGCGGTACCGACGGCGGCAGTTCGGGGACGCCGAGGGCCGCGTCCTCGACGTCGCCTGCGGCACCGGCACGAACTTCCCGTACCTGCCCGCCTCCGTCGACCTCGTCGGCGTCGACGTCAGCCCGGAGATGCTGGCGAAGGCCGGCGACAGGCTCGACGGCCTCGCTCTCGACGGCACGCTGCGCCGGATGGATGCGCAGGACCTGGAGTTCCCGGACGACAGCTTCGACACGGTGATATCGGCGCTCTCGACCTGCACGTTCCCCGACCCCGTCGCCGCGCTCCGGGAGATGGAGCGCGTCTGCGACCCGGACGGCCGGATCCTGCTCGTCGAGCACGGCCGGAGCGACGTCGGCCCCGTCGCCCGATTCCAGGAGTGGCGCGAGGACGCCCACTACGCCTCGGCCGGCTGCCGCTGGACCCAGGAGCCGCTCGCGGTCGCCGCCGAGGCGGGCCTGTCGGTCCGCGAGGCCGAGACGAGCTTCCTCGGCATGATCACGACCATCGAGGCCCGGCCCGAGTGA
- a CDS encoding ArsR/SmtB family transcription factor, which produces MSDSEGDRSADAVFGLLADDTRVDILRAVAVKQAELTGVGSGPMRLSFSEIYEAVDVDNTSKLSYHLGELTGTFLRKDEDGYAFSHAGEELVRFVLSGNYDRPPEFGPVETSGTCLFCGAETLEARFQHEMFFIVCTDCEEPAMGYFLKPAQAKALDGQELVRMAIRKQTFDYRQVRRGVCPTCAGPLSTEVMDASDSPLPDADTFLAVDRCEACLRRYSGPLTYGVAHHPASVAFHWDHGIDVMTEGIRLFNDRLRDGRWTSERVATDPAEYAVELREGDDVLRARLDDTATVTRTERVRRRGGADADT; this is translated from the coding sequence ATGAGCGACTCCGAGGGCGACCGCTCGGCGGACGCCGTGTTCGGGCTGCTCGCGGACGACACCCGCGTCGACATCCTCCGGGCGGTCGCGGTCAAGCAGGCGGAACTGACCGGCGTCGGGTCGGGGCCGATGCGGCTGTCGTTCTCCGAGATATACGAGGCGGTCGACGTCGACAACACGTCCAAGCTGTCGTACCACCTGGGGGAGCTGACCGGCACCTTCCTCCGCAAGGACGAGGACGGGTACGCCTTCAGCCACGCCGGGGAGGAACTCGTCCGCTTCGTCCTCTCTGGCAACTACGACCGGCCGCCGGAGTTCGGCCCCGTCGAGACGTCCGGGACGTGCCTGTTCTGCGGGGCGGAGACGCTGGAGGCCCGGTTCCAGCACGAGATGTTCTTCATCGTCTGTACCGACTGTGAGGAGCCAGCGATGGGCTACTTCCTCAAGCCCGCGCAGGCGAAGGCCTTGGACGGCCAGGAACTCGTCCGGATGGCGATCCGGAAACAGACGTTCGACTACCGGCAGGTCAGGCGCGGGGTCTGCCCCACCTGTGCCGGGCCGCTGTCGACCGAGGTGATGGACGCAAGCGACTCGCCGCTGCCCGACGCGGACACGTTCCTCGCGGTGGACCGCTGCGAGGCGTGCCTGCGGCGCTACTCGGGGCCGCTGACCTACGGCGTCGCGCACCACCCGGCGTCGGTCGCGTTCCACTGGGACCACGGCATCGACGTGATGACCGAGGGGATCCGGCTGTTCAACGACCGCCTCCGCGACGGCCGCTGGACCTCGGAGCGCGTGGCGACCGACCCGGCCGAGTACGCGGTCGAACTGCGCGAGGGCGACGACGTGCTCCGCGCCCGCCTCGACGACACGGCGACGGTGACCCGCACCGAGCGCGTGCGCCGCCGCGGCGGCGCGGACGCCGATACCTGA
- a CDS encoding CopG family ribbon-helix-helix protein encodes MTVASVSMPEELLDRIDEFAEDHGYTGRSEVVREAARNLLGEFEDKRLEGRELMGIITVMFDYETTAVEEKMMHLRHEHEDLVASNFHSHVGEHHCMELFILEGSLEEISTFVGKIRATKDTLNVDYSVMPVDEFSPLSPE; translated from the coding sequence ATGACCGTCGCAAGCGTCTCGATGCCCGAGGAACTCCTCGACCGCATCGACGAGTTCGCGGAGGACCACGGCTACACCGGCCGGAGCGAGGTCGTCCGCGAGGCCGCCCGCAACCTGCTGGGCGAGTTCGAGGACAAGCGTCTGGAGGGCCGCGAACTGATGGGGATCATCACGGTGATGTTCGACTACGAGACGACCGCCGTCGAGGAGAAGATGATGCACCTCCGCCACGAGCACGAGGACCTCGTCGCCTCGAACTTCCACAGCCACGTCGGCGAGCACCACTGCATGGAGCTTTTCATCCTCGAGGGCTCGCTGGAGGAGATATCGACGTTCGTCGGCAAGATCCGCGCGACGAAGGACACGCTGAACGTCGACTACTCCGTCATGCCGGTCGACGAGTTCAGCCCGCTCTCCCCCGAGTAG
- a CDS encoding RAD55 family ATPase, with protein sequence MPEAPYEFDGLPVEPVRPGTTLLVSGPMHAGSRRLALRLLAGSADEGRVVITTNSRAERIADDCAGVGVDLDPDRAAILDCVGGEDTDVSARVFPVSGPSDLTGIGMRFSDVYRDFDRDGVERVRTALCSLSTLLSFGELRAVSRFVHTLAGRIDSVDGLGVLLIDPVVHDDRTLSTLGQFCTGRIEVRDGDDAPELRVRGLPNQPRDWTPFDLSPD encoded by the coding sequence ATGCCTGAGGCCCCGTACGAGTTCGACGGGCTCCCGGTGGAACCGGTCCGTCCCGGGACGACGCTGCTCGTCTCGGGGCCGATGCACGCCGGCTCCCGCCGCCTCGCGTTGCGACTGCTCGCGGGGTCGGCCGACGAGGGGCGGGTCGTCATCACCACCAACAGCCGGGCCGAGCGGATCGCCGACGACTGCGCGGGCGTCGGCGTCGACCTCGACCCGGACCGGGCCGCGATACTGGACTGCGTCGGCGGGGAGGACACGGACGTGTCCGCGCGGGTGTTTCCGGTGTCCGGCCCCTCGGACCTGACCGGGATCGGGATGCGCTTTTCCGACGTCTACCGGGACTTCGACCGCGATGGGGTCGAGCGCGTCCGAACGGCGCTTTGCTCCCTGTCGACGCTGCTCTCGTTCGGGGAGCTCAGGGCCGTCTCCCGGTTCGTCCACACCCTCGCCGGCCGCATCGACAGCGTCGACGGGCTCGGGGTGCTCCTCATCGACCCGGTCGTCCACGACGACCGGACGCTCAGCACGCTGGGGCAGTTCTGCACCGGCCGCATCGAGGTCCGTGACGGCGACGACGCCCCGGAACTGCGGGTCCGCGGGCTCCCGAACCAGCCCCGCGACTGGACGCCGTTCGACCTCTCGCCGGACTGA
- a CDS encoding GAF domain-containing protein — MILCVDPDDRERERTAEALAAAGFDTRTAGSVAEAREVLADGPALDCLVVEHALPDGTGLELVRAARETAPDAACIVFTDRGIEEIDTAAFGDVVAEYLPKDGPDARDELVALVEGSLAFHSQTAYPVPENEDARVAALERYASDPDALGASFDRLAELATALFDLDAAAVGLVDAHEQRFLACHGVSFDPIPREETVCTYAILDGDVTVFEDVRDDPRFEDNEGLAAASIRFYASAPLVTPDGEAIGTFCVYDDAPREFSDRDRELLTMLADEALDQLELRRRLRERGGEGDA, encoded by the coding sequence ATGATCCTCTGTGTCGACCCGGACGACCGCGAGCGCGAGCGGACCGCCGAGGCGCTGGCCGCGGCGGGGTTCGATACCCGGACGGCCGGGTCCGTCGCGGAAGCCCGGGAAGTACTCGCCGACGGGCCCGCGCTCGACTGCCTCGTCGTCGAGCATGCGCTCCCCGACGGCACCGGGCTGGAACTCGTGCGGGCGGCCCGCGAGACGGCACCCGACGCCGCGTGTATCGTCTTCACCGACCGCGGGATCGAGGAGATCGACACCGCCGCCTTCGGCGACGTCGTCGCGGAGTACCTCCCGAAGGACGGGCCGGACGCGCGGGACGAACTCGTCGCGCTCGTCGAGGGGAGCCTCGCGTTCCACAGCCAGACCGCCTACCCGGTCCCGGAGAACGAGGACGCGCGGGTCGCCGCCCTCGAACGGTACGCGAGCGACCCCGACGCGCTCGGGGCGTCGTTCGACCGGCTGGCGGAGCTGGCGACCGCGCTGTTCGACCTCGACGCGGCCGCGGTCGGGCTCGTCGACGCACACGAACAGCGGTTCCTGGCCTGCCACGGCGTCTCGTTCGACCCGATCCCCCGCGAGGAGACGGTCTGTACGTACGCCATCCTCGACGGGGACGTGACGGTCTTCGAGGACGTCCGGGACGACCCGCGGTTCGAGGACAACGAGGGGCTGGCGGCCGCGAGCATCCGGTTCTACGCGAGCGCGCCGCTGGTGACGCCGGACGGGGAGGCGATCGGCACCTTCTGCGTCTACGACGACGCCCCGCGGGAGTTCTCCGACCGGGACCGCGAACTCCTGACGATGCTCGCCGACGAGGCGCTGGACCAACTGGAGCTGCGCCGGCGGCTGCGCGAGCGTGGGGGTGAGGGCGATGCCTGA
- a CDS encoding AbrB/MazE/SpoVT family DNA-binding domain-containing protein gives MGNLTDTKVSEKNLTTVPKPVRNFLDVGAGDRVEWHVENGDIVVRKAPDGEE, from the coding sequence ATGGGAAACCTCACGGACACCAAAGTCTCGGAGAAGAACCTCACGACGGTGCCGAAGCCGGTCCGGAACTTCCTCGACGTCGGCGCGGGCGACCGCGTCGAGTGGCACGTCGAGAACGGCGACATCGTGGTGCGGAAAGCGCCGGACGGCGAGGAGTAG
- a CDS encoding molybdopterin molybdotransferase MoeA, whose translation MTDGHDHGGMRTWREGAEAVRDLRARRLDDRGTETVPIDRIAGRELAGPVSAPEAVPARSHATMDGYAFDATGEYPYDLVDAEVFPDDEPPSLAAGEAVRIFTGAPLPPAANAVLKQEEATVEDGRLSGTPTEPGTYVYERGSNVAEGERLFDAGERLGPKDALLLGDLGLDEVPVYERLSAGLLATGTEIHEGKHRDLDSPMLAGLVRSWGHEATYEGTVPDEYERVRDRIAALAAEYDVVVTTGGTSVGDADYVVRALEELGDVLFHRVRLRPGKPIAVAELPDAVVFAIPGKPVGAHAVTSLVARPYFADAGDLPTVSATMAADVGISVPGFAYAVPVTLADGTATPLGHADSPLSVYEDEFDPSVLSSSTRATRADGFVLTESALSAGESVDVVPYPVVER comes from the coding sequence ATGACCGACGGACACGACCACGGCGGGATGCGCACCTGGCGCGAGGGGGCCGAGGCCGTCCGGGACCTCCGCGCCCGCCGGCTCGACGACCGCGGCACGGAGACGGTGCCGATAGACCGGATCGCCGGCCGTGAACTGGCCGGACCGGTCAGCGCCCCCGAAGCGGTGCCCGCCCGGAGCCACGCGACGATGGACGGGTACGCCTTCGACGCGACCGGGGAGTACCCGTACGACCTCGTCGACGCCGAGGTGTTCCCGGACGACGAGCCGCCGTCGCTGGCCGCGGGCGAGGCCGTCCGGATCTTCACGGGCGCGCCCCTCCCACCCGCCGCCAACGCCGTGTTGAAACAGGAGGAGGCGACCGTCGAGGACGGGCGGCTCTCCGGGACGCCGACCGAACCGGGGACGTACGTGTACGAGCGCGGGAGCAACGTCGCCGAGGGCGAGCGGCTGTTCGACGCGGGCGAGCGCCTCGGGCCGAAGGACGCCCTGTTGCTCGGCGACTTGGGCCTCGACGAGGTGCCGGTGTACGAACGGCTCTCGGCGGGCCTCCTGGCGACCGGGACGGAGATCCACGAGGGGAAACACCGCGACCTTGACTCGCCGATGCTTGCGGGGCTCGTCCGCTCGTGGGGCCACGAGGCGACCTACGAGGGCACCGTCCCGGACGAGTACGAACGCGTCCGCGACCGGATCGCCGCCCTCGCCGCCGAGTACGACGTCGTCGTGACGACCGGCGGGACCAGCGTCGGCGACGCGGACTACGTCGTCCGCGCGCTGGAGGAACTGGGCGACGTGCTGTTCCACCGCGTCCGCCTGCGGCCGGGCAAGCCCATCGCCGTCGCCGAACTCCCGGACGCGGTCGTCTTCGCCATCCCCGGCAAGCCGGTCGGTGCCCACGCCGTCACGTCGCTGGTCGCCCGGCCGTACTTCGCCGACGCCGGCGACCTGCCGACCGTCTCTGCGACGATGGCCGCCGACGTGGGCATCTCGGTCCCCGGGTTCGCGTACGCCGTGCCGGTGACGCTCGCGGACGGCACGGCGACGCCGCTGGGGCACGCGGACTCGCCGCTCTCCGTCTACGAGGACGAGTTCGACCCGAGCGTGCTCTCCTCCAGCACGCGCGCCACGCGGGCGGACGGCTTCGTGCTCACCGAGTCGGCGCTGTCGGCCGGCGAATCGGTCGACGTCGTCCCCTACCCCGTCGTCGAGCGCTGA
- a CDS encoding CoxG family protein has product MEFDGEFELEDVPPDKAWVVLSDPIAVRNALKGCKYITPMDDDFEWDSYEPEEDVETLPEADPEVVAARAFKEGQQYAALMQVGVGSVKPKFETTVTIEDRDEENFEMTAVGSGSASSSGFSMESGMRIHELEDGDGSRIEWWTEADISGRIAQLGGRVINPVANKIVNNFFGAIESEMTEVEETDSGVTDRIRGMF; this is encoded by the coding sequence ATGGAGTTCGACGGGGAGTTCGAACTCGAGGACGTCCCGCCGGACAAGGCGTGGGTCGTCCTCTCGGACCCGATAGCGGTCCGGAACGCGCTGAAAGGCTGCAAGTACATCACGCCGATGGACGACGACTTCGAGTGGGACAGCTACGAACCCGAGGAGGACGTCGAGACGCTCCCGGAGGCCGACCCCGAGGTCGTCGCCGCCCGGGCGTTCAAGGAGGGCCAGCAGTACGCGGCGCTGATGCAGGTCGGCGTCGGCAGCGTGAAGCCCAAGTTCGAGACGACGGTCACCATCGAGGACCGCGACGAGGAGAACTTCGAGATGACGGCCGTCGGCTCCGGCTCCGCGAGCAGCAGCGGCTTCAGCATGGAGTCGGGGATGCGCATCCACGAACTGGAGGACGGCGACGGCTCCCGCATCGAGTGGTGGACGGAGGCCGACATCTCGGGCCGCATCGCACAGCTCGGCGGCCGCGTCATCAACCCGGTCGCCAACAAGATCGTGAACAACTTCTTCGGCGCTATCGAGTCGGAGATGACCGAGGTCGAGGAGACCGACTCGGGCGTCACCGACAGGATCCGGGGGATGTTCTGA
- a CDS encoding FAD binding domain-containing protein produces MKSAPFEHYEPTTVNEATSLLESLDEPTILSGGQSLVPMLRFRLANPDVVVDINGIDSLDYLEESEGYLRLGALARHADVADSDLIDERYGSFADTAPLVADPQIRNRGTVVGSVAQADPKGDWGSVLLAHEGDVVAAGPDGERTIPADEFFLLPYDTTLEPEELITEVRVPTPEPNEGSAYHKLKRKTGDYAMAGVAARLVFDDDGRIETAGIGMTAVDITNARATDAEERLEGERPSADLFEAAGELAAEQSNPESDEHGGAAYKERMVNVLTQRALGDAAERAGTVKRRVTQ; encoded by the coding sequence ATGAAGTCGGCACCGTTCGAACACTACGAGCCGACGACGGTCAACGAGGCGACGAGCCTGCTGGAGAGCCTCGACGAGCCGACGATCCTCTCGGGCGGGCAGAGCCTCGTGCCCATGCTCCGGTTCCGGCTGGCGAACCCGGACGTCGTCGTCGACATCAACGGCATCGACTCGCTCGACTACCTCGAGGAGTCAGAGGGGTACCTGCGGCTCGGGGCGCTGGCCCGCCACGCCGACGTGGCGGACTCGGACCTGATCGACGAGCGCTACGGGAGCTTCGCCGACACCGCCCCGCTGGTCGCGGACCCCCAGATCCGCAACCGCGGGACGGTCGTCGGCTCCGTCGCGCAGGCCGACCCGAAGGGCGACTGGGGGAGCGTCCTCCTCGCCCACGAGGGCGACGTCGTCGCCGCGGGGCCGGACGGGGAGCGGACGATCCCCGCCGACGAGTTCTTCCTCCTGCCGTACGACACGACGCTGGAGCCGGAGGAGCTGATAACCGAGGTGCGCGTCCCGACCCCCGAGCCGAACGAGGGGAGCGCGTACCACAAGCTGAAGCGCAAGACCGGCGACTACGCGATGGCCGGCGTCGCCGCCCGACTCGTCTTCGACGACGACGGCCGGATCGAGACGGCGGGGATCGGGATGACGGCGGTCGACATCACCAACGCCCGGGCGACCGACGCCGAGGAGCGCCTCGAGGGCGAGCGGCCGAGCGCGGACCTGTTCGAGGCGGCCGGCGAACTCGCCGCCGAGCAGTCCAACCCCGAGTCCGACGAGCACGGCGGCGCGGCGTACAAGGAGCGGATGGTGAACGTCCTGACCCAGCGCGCGCTCGGCGACGCCGCCGAGCGCGCCGGGACGGTGAAACGGAGGGTTACACAGTGA
- a CDS encoding (2Fe-2S)-binding protein has product MTDETEITLTVNGTEHTVEVEPRRLLVHTIREDLDLTGTHIGCDTGNCGACTVLKDGEPIKSCLMFAAQADGAEILTVEGMEDLPAADDLHPLQEGFREEHGLQCGYCTPGMLIAGKALLDENPDPEEGEIRDAISGNLCRCTGYQNIVRSIEYAADELDARAAADGGTVAADGGADASAGSADAPAGDADTFCGLEDCCGGPEGESFDDQFDRDYLGGDGE; this is encoded by the coding sequence GTGACCGACGAAACGGAGATCACGCTGACGGTCAACGGTACCGAGCACACGGTCGAGGTGGAGCCGCGGCGGCTCCTCGTCCACACGATCCGGGAGGACCTGGACCTGACGGGCACGCACATCGGCTGCGACACCGGCAACTGCGGGGCCTGCACCGTGTTGAAGGACGGCGAGCCGATCAAGTCCTGCCTGATGTTCGCGGCGCAGGCCGACGGCGCGGAGATACTCACCGTCGAGGGGATGGAGGACCTGCCGGCGGCCGACGACCTCCACCCGCTCCAGGAGGGGTTCCGCGAGGAGCACGGCCTCCAGTGTGGCTACTGCACGCCGGGGATGCTCATAGCCGGCAAGGCGCTGCTGGACGAGAACCCCGACCCGGAGGAGGGGGAGATCCGCGACGCGATAAGCGGCAACCTCTGTCGCTGTACCGGCTACCAGAACATCGTCCGCTCCATCGAGTACGCGGCCGACGAACTCGACGCGCGCGCCGCGGCGGACGGCGGCACGGTCGCCGCGGACGGCGGCGCGGACGCCTCGGCGGGGAGCGCGGACGCCCCCGCCGGCGACGCCGACACGTTCTGCGGCTTGGAAGATTGCTGTGGCGGGCCGGAGGGCGAGTCGTTCGACGACCAGTTCGACCGCGACTACCTCGGGGGTGACGGCGAATGA